One genomic segment of Anaerolineae bacterium includes these proteins:
- a CDS encoding queuosine precursor transporter, which translates to MERANTLSRSSGYRYLNLVTAVFVTCLIIANIIAVKIVDIGGIIVPAAVIIFPISYIFGDILTEVYGYARSRQVIWIGFACNALAVLAIWIGGELPSASFWDGQEAYVRILGYTPRLLGASFVAYLVGEFLNSFVLARMKVLMKGRWLWMRTIGSTLVGQGADSLVFITLAFVGTMSGGQLARVIVTQWLFKCIYEAVATPITYVIVNYLKRVEREDYYDYDTDFNPFKLEA; encoded by the coding sequence ATGGAACGCGCGAACACCCTATCACGAAGCTCAGGCTATCGCTATCTTAACCTGGTGACCGCAGTCTTTGTCACCTGCTTGATCATCGCCAATATCATCGCGGTAAAGATTGTGGATATCGGCGGCATCATCGTGCCCGCAGCCGTGATCATCTTCCCGATCAGTTACATCTTCGGCGACATCTTGACCGAAGTGTACGGCTACGCGCGATCGCGGCAGGTGATCTGGATCGGCTTCGCTTGTAATGCGCTAGCGGTGCTGGCCATCTGGATCGGCGGAGAGTTACCTTCCGCCAGCTTTTGGGATGGACAGGAGGCGTACGTGCGCATCCTGGGCTATACGCCGCGGCTGCTCGGCGCCTCATTCGTGGCGTATCTGGTAGGTGAGTTTCTCAACTCATTCGTGTTGGCGCGGATGAAGGTCCTCATGAAGGGGCGCTGGCTGTGGATGCGCACCATCGGCAGCACCCTCGTCGGACAGGGAGCTGACTCGCTGGTCTTCATCACTTTAGCCTTTGTAGGTACCATGTCAGGCGGCCAACTCGCCCGCGTGATCGTCACCCAATGGCTCTTTAAGTGCATCTACGAGGCTGTGGCTACGCCCATTACCTATGTGATCGTCAATTATCTGAAGCGCGTTGAACGTGAGGATTACTACGATTATGACACGGATTTCAACCCGTTCAAGCTGGAGGCGTGA